A genome region from Proteus vulgaris includes the following:
- a CDS encoding SpvB/TcaC N-terminal domain-containing protein: MQNSEKLTFDAPNLPKGGGAVTGLTGNMGAIGPDGAATFSLPLPISQGRGYAPALGLAYHNQSGNGAFGFGWSVGVMSIRRRTSKGIPSYTQQDEFVGPEGEVIVPIINKKGEIETAQRNELLGVKLAHQYQVTTYRSRIEKSFSRFECWSLNDANTPTNAPKQFWVMLSANGEVHLFGYETTAQIVDSQNSAHIAQWNLNASISATGEQIEYHYRAEDEQGCDKQEIQAHKNANTQRYLEKVYYGNPIGERAFSCTKTDNTLPNNALFTLVFDYGERDSALATYPQWQSGSSWAVRKDCFSQFNYGFELRTRRLCRQVLMYHRLESLAQQSAKAETPELISRLTLTYDESTAGSMLVSAQQSAFNDNKDTQSLVTLPPIKFDWQKVGTMKQAQWQSLDELASFTPQQPYQYVDLFGEGLAGVLYQDRGAWWYRAPVRKEEKQNPNAVTWDKAKKLPVIPSLRNSAMLTDVTGDGKLEWLVTQGNVNGYYTQDEENAENWLNFVPLDAIPVEYFHHRAELTSLTGSGFADLALIGPRSIRLYAGSAQGWKKSKDIMQADGVTLPIKNINRRTLVAFSDVLGSGQQHLIKVDYQGVTCWVHLGEGQFSLPMTIPGFSADRLKFNPNQLYLADLDGSGTTDIIYAQSTHLEVYFNQSGNQFVRGDDIALPKDVRFDNHCLLQVADVQGLGVASILLTKAYPTPQHWVLSLQNKKPWLLMSINNNMGLIQNLHYRSSAQYWLDEKLARQQQRKEKAVSYLPFPLHTLWKTETIDEITQSRFTQTLNYRHGVWDGKEKEFRGFGCVEATNAESFKSEENSTDKTPNALTRQWFFTGKPSVDAKFADEFWLGDNAAFPHFSPRFTQGEGRAEKACDSDLCQQQNYWLERGLQGQLFRKEVYGLDNTVVSDVPYAVTEQRPQVRLIESQGRSPVVMPSIVESRDYHYERIASDPICHQHIILEQDGYGFVSKAVSIDYPRRPKGAKNPYQHYESLPETLWASSYDAQQHTLRLSLSRQTCHHINHSERQIYQLSVIATSRQDIWTYGAEQQPKDGLNVEALLASNNLLTQKSVFVGQQQLAYMDVNGSATLLEPDFPVRLASSETAELDEETANAISQPYPTLKLDEVMKNAGYQQKAYLFADESEKGKTLWVKPLLGIKTYGSLAQFYRPLVYKKNGTFL, from the coding sequence ATGCAAAATTCAGAGAAATTGACCTTTGATGCACCTAATTTACCGAAAGGAGGCGGTGCTGTCACAGGGCTAACCGGCAATATGGGCGCAATTGGCCCTGATGGCGCAGCCACTTTTAGTTTACCGTTACCTATTAGCCAAGGTCGTGGTTATGCACCTGCGTTAGGATTGGCTTATCACAATCAATCAGGTAATGGCGCTTTTGGTTTTGGTTGGTCTGTGGGGGTGATGTCAATTCGTCGTCGTACTTCAAAAGGTATCCCTTCGTATACCCAACAAGATGAGTTTGTTGGGCCTGAAGGTGAAGTGATTGTACCGATTATCAATAAGAAAGGTGAAATTGAAACAGCACAACGTAACGAGTTACTAGGCGTAAAACTTGCTCATCAATATCAAGTGACAACATATCGTTCACGTATTGAAAAAAGCTTTAGCCGTTTTGAGTGTTGGTCATTAAATGATGCTAATACACCAACTAATGCGCCTAAACAGTTTTGGGTGATGTTGAGTGCAAATGGTGAGGTTCATTTGTTCGGTTATGAAACCACCGCACAGATCGTGGATAGCCAAAACAGCGCACATATTGCGCAATGGAACCTCAATGCGTCTATTTCAGCGACGGGTGAACAAATTGAATATCACTACCGTGCGGAAGATGAGCAAGGTTGTGATAAGCAAGAAATTCAAGCCCATAAAAATGCCAATACACAGCGTTATTTAGAGAAGGTGTATTACGGTAACCCTATTGGTGAAAGAGCCTTTTCATGTACTAAAACTGATAACACATTACCCAATAACGCTCTGTTTACCTTGGTCTTTGATTACGGTGAGCGTGATAGTGCATTAGCAACGTATCCGCAATGGCAAAGTGGTTCATCGTGGGCAGTGCGTAAAGACTGTTTTTCTCAATTTAATTACGGTTTTGAACTGCGTACTCGTCGTTTATGTCGCCAAGTGCTGATGTATCACCGTTTAGAAAGCTTAGCGCAGCAAAGTGCCAAAGCTGAAACGCCAGAATTAATTTCAAGATTAACGCTGACCTACGATGAATCAACAGCTGGTAGCATGTTGGTTTCAGCACAACAATCCGCGTTTAATGACAATAAAGACACTCAATCGTTAGTGACATTACCCCCCATTAAATTTGATTGGCAAAAAGTCGGTACAATGAAACAAGCACAGTGGCAATCATTGGATGAGCTTGCTTCTTTTACACCACAACAACCTTATCAATATGTTGATTTATTCGGTGAAGGATTGGCGGGCGTATTGTATCAAGACAGAGGTGCTTGGTGGTATCGCGCACCCGTTAGAAAAGAAGAGAAACAAAATCCGAATGCCGTAACATGGGATAAAGCGAAAAAGCTTCCTGTTATTCCCTCCTTGCGAAATTCAGCTATGTTGACCGACGTGACGGGTGATGGAAAGCTGGAGTGGTTAGTCACACAAGGTAATGTGAATGGCTATTACACGCAAGATGAAGAAAACGCAGAGAATTGGCTGAATTTTGTGCCACTTGATGCCATTCCTGTGGAGTATTTTCATCATAGAGCTGAACTGACTTCATTAACAGGCAGCGGTTTTGCTGATTTAGCCTTAATTGGTCCTCGTAGTATTCGCCTTTATGCCGGTTCAGCGCAAGGCTGGAAAAAAAGCAAAGATATCATGCAGGCTGATGGCGTAACGTTGCCGATTAAGAATATTAATCGACGTACCTTAGTCGCATTTAGTGATGTATTAGGTTCAGGGCAGCAACATCTGATTAAAGTAGATTATCAAGGTGTGACCTGTTGGGTACATTTAGGTGAGGGGCAGTTTAGCTTACCGATGACCATTCCAGGGTTTTCTGCTGATCGTCTTAAATTCAACCCTAATCAACTCTATTTAGCAGACTTAGATGGTAGCGGTACGACCGATATTATTTACGCACAATCGACCCATTTAGAGGTGTATTTTAACCAAAGTGGTAATCAATTTGTGCGTGGTGATGATATCGCATTACCTAAAGATGTGCGTTTTGATAATCATTGTCTACTTCAAGTGGCGGATGTTCAAGGCCTTGGTGTTGCCAGTATTTTACTGACAAAAGCTTATCCAACACCGCAACATTGGGTGCTTTCGTTACAAAACAAAAAGCCGTGGTTATTAATGTCTATTAATAACAATATGGGGCTTATTCAAAATCTGCATTACCGTAGTTCAGCGCAATATTGGTTAGATGAAAAATTAGCTCGTCAGCAACAGCGCAAAGAAAAAGCAGTTAGCTATTTACCTTTTCCGCTGCATACACTTTGGAAAACCGAAACCATTGATGAAATTACCCAAAGTCGCTTCACACAGACTCTAAATTACCGCCACGGTGTGTGGGATGGTAAAGAGAAAGAGTTTCGTGGTTTTGGTTGTGTTGAAGCCACTAATGCGGAGTCATTTAAAAGCGAAGAAAACAGCACGGATAAAACCCCAAATGCATTAACGCGTCAGTGGTTTTTTACTGGGAAACCGTCTGTTGATGCCAAATTTGCTGATGAATTTTGGCTAGGTGATAACGCGGCATTTCCACATTTTTCTCCTCGATTTACGCAAGGTGAAGGGCGTGCAGAAAAAGCGTGCGATAGCGATTTATGTCAACAACAAAATTATTGGCTTGAGCGTGGGTTGCAAGGTCAATTGTTCAGAAAAGAGGTCTATGGATTAGACAATACGGTTGTATCCGATGTGCCTTATGCCGTTACGGAACAACGCCCGCAAGTGCGTTTAATTGAATCGCAAGGACGTTCACCCGTGGTGATGCCTTCGATAGTGGAAAGTCGTGATTATCATTATGAGCGTATTGCGTCTGATCCCATTTGTCATCAACACATTATCTTAGAGCAAGACGGTTATGGATTTGTGTCTAAAGCCGTTTCGATTGATTATCCAAGACGTCCTAAAGGGGCGAAAAACCCTTATCAGCATTATGAAAGCCTACCCGAGACGTTATGGGCGTCCAGTTATGATGCGCAACAACATACACTGCGTTTAAGTTTATCACGTCAAACTTGTCATCATATTAATCATTCAGAAAGACAGATTTATCAGCTAAGTGTTATCGCAACAAGTCGTCAAGATATTTGGACATATGGAGCAGAGCAGCAGCCTAAAGATGGTTTAAATGTCGAAGCACTATTAGCCAGCAATAATTTACTTACACAAAAGTCAGTATTTGTTGGGCAACAACAGCTTGCTTATATGGATGTTAATGGAAGTGCCACATTACTAGAGCCTGATTTTCCTGTGCGTTTAGCCTCTAGTGAAACGGCGGAATTAGATGAAGAAACAGCAAACGCGATTTCACAGCCTTATCCCACTTTAAAACTGGATGAAGTCATGAAAAATGCCGGTTATCAGCAAAAAGCATATTTATTTGCTGATGAGTCAGAAAAAGGCAAAACGCTATGGGTGAAACCGTTATTAGGTATCAAAACCTATGGTTCATTGGCGCAGTTTTATCGACCTCTTGTTTATAAAAAAAACGGCACTTTCTTGTGA
- a CDS encoding neuraminidase-like domain-containing protein: protein MKNINTLLAKMNSDAVENITLNDLAPLSLHEIHALSEEKLSWHEAKTLYKKAQDAAKINKLNEAHYLTRNNPQVKNAVALGIQPQSAQSRALGDWIPSRDNHYVDSKSVASMFSPAGYLTELYREAKEIRTGKLKYRLDNRRPDLAQLVLSQENMDKEISTLSLSNQILTNALQHKLGNDKDLFQELATNRVMGENPYHQPYETIRQTLLLRDGLVDKLVKAKDYLDILDTEWISTISSSISPELYAILTEVISDDKIEELIEKNFGHKDISLKSNLKFLSEYYSVSEEEILPLFNILKVNNELDSKSMLFLNKIIRLHKATGISVGNLHVLIRAKNNDNNIDSEVIRSILHVQYIMEKYNINIEQSLVLNGSNINHQTLNNSLSLFDILFNSPPLGKSKFIADNKALDFNSSSPDDIIRINTLKRALHVDDIGIVTMWKLASGKTTEFTCSIENISLLYRVYLLATVHGLDIYSLSLLLDMLPEPFSKPINKQSLSDDAGNLIYTINNYCKFIKDYKFSISELYLMTAKEYDLRYTQKMEKLFDELMNFNDSYIDEFTERAIIPSYLGILGYHLSLPSLSVASAIWTYLDSNMILNLSVHDFRDLVKKNDKTLEDKNKLVTYIQMLCQMISIFTKLGLNENEINILGEKRLLNYKAVLPNIESIKDISEFHRFYLDKINNKDELVNLFGSNKTSSILSKVYEVSDEVIEQIISLLKLDDEIKFDNIKEISSYIDMIKTFNITPDNFNLLTQLKFTTSESKEKDYLAWDRVSKILQSGLNAQQVILLKNKMDEKESVALSAFYIHQFAELNLVTRDDIYSYLLIDNKVSSEIKTTKIEQAIASIQLYINEFLSLDIKNEHSPIKSRQFFKDWDKYNKRYSTWSSVSLLTYYPENYIDPTVRIGQTKMMDTLLQTISQNSINSDTIDDAFKTYLTSFEQIANLDVISGYHDGVTLEDGYTYFIGCNASEKVSYYWRSADHSKIKKGIMAANAWTEWTKIDNGANPYNNLIRPVIFNNRLYIAWIERKETENKEKSTSTPISKQICYSLNLSHIRYDGTWSSPIDFQLSDNIVENKKGNFHLSYNEELDKLYFLTYVTSDSYEDENKECQVYSIDNEMVFSNISDLNGENAKNIYINVKSEFDVSSDKFTKNINNKFLLRGKLAYSISHDPIDDIKTIDSQNVSLSGSLINGVSVESKNKTLSCYLSAFVNCDVNYGHLAPAPIKDIFKGLLKSGSILEDIVYTSGSVGKLTTLSFNEKTDCSYYLGFDVIKNIIYFFIYDNTKGAVIKGSDINNGEDYSVELAFFTKQSNGLLKYTSKNKISFTLSNELGNFSLQHFLNKEAPRFLFHISGKTTSQLLMGAYGKGISYPVAIGDLNKVIYRDDEMVNDIQITLSSSQNNKVTYSLEQWSNANTSLIEGTNSFNSKNKELKLDVPQSEFNDNGEFILTANVTAVNKAQKIISESLCYFKVSELEHISESIISLKTNQKQAQYISMTVANEPLLVRLNTLFARQLVKRANNGIDAILTLSSQRLPEPALEKGADVPMDFNGANALYFWELFYYTPMMLANVMLEGQNYDEASRWLRYVFSPNGYIDSNTHTHRVWNSQPLLADTAWDNDQLDSTDPDAVAQADPMHYKLATFMKCLDILVARGDSAYRLLERDTLNEAKMWYVQALKLLGNETELLENDVWSAPALIDAATKTNQSTSSVSDEKKEATLLRTANTLTSLFLPQINEKLAQYRDTLKMRLFNLRHNLSIDGQPLSLPMYATPVDPKMLQNIAVNQSQENGSLPNAVMPTQRFPVMLNSAKSVVNQLMQFGSSLSSIIERQDAQALSELLTTQGSEIILQNMKYQMKSIEEFAHNKKSLEALRVGAQNRARHYSKLYDENISTSEQQAMDLYLASSVFNTASQGLNMAGAAADLVPNIYGMALGGSRLGAIFNATSIGLQLSGAATRISADRLNQSEFYRRRREEWGVFRDNAKAELIQIDAQLEALKVRKKAANLQLDSLKLQQQQIQEHLTFLQNKFTNKALYNWLRGKLMAIYKPFYDLTVSRCRMAELAYQYDLGETQTFIRPGAWQGNYSGLMAGESLMHNLTEMENSYLEKDKRALEITKIVSLSDVYQGLSTNSFGFEQVTDVINQSKTQLGTAENGITLKNGQLQASIKLSDLAIDKDYPEDLGKLRRVKQISVTLPALTGTYQNIRAVLNYGGSAVKPRGCNAIAISHGMNDSGQFQLNFNDDRYLPFEGLPVNDTSTLTLSFPDATDKQKEMLLTLNDIILHINYTIR, encoded by the coding sequence ATGAAAAACATTAATACACTTTTAGCAAAAATGAATTCTGATGCAGTGGAAAATATCACATTAAATGATCTCGCTCCCTTGTCGCTTCATGAAATTCACGCACTGAGTGAAGAGAAACTTAGTTGGCATGAAGCAAAAACACTATATAAAAAAGCTCAAGACGCTGCAAAAATTAATAAATTAAATGAAGCACATTATTTGACACGTAATAATCCACAAGTAAAAAATGCCGTGGCTTTAGGTATTCAACCACAATCCGCACAAAGCCGTGCATTAGGTGATTGGATCCCAAGTCGAGACAACCACTATGTTGATTCTAAATCTGTTGCATCGATGTTTTCACCGGCAGGTTATTTAACAGAGCTTTATCGTGAAGCAAAAGAAATACGCACTGGCAAATTAAAGTATCGTCTTGATAACCGTCGTCCTGATTTAGCACAATTAGTGCTTTCTCAAGAAAATATGGATAAAGAAATTTCCACGCTTTCTTTATCAAATCAAATTTTAACGAATGCATTACAACATAAATTAGGTAATGATAAAGATTTATTTCAAGAACTAGCAACAAATCGCGTAATGGGTGAAAACCCTTATCACCAACCTTATGAAACTATTCGACAAACATTGTTATTACGCGATGGCTTGGTTGATAAATTAGTAAAAGCTAAGGATTATCTTGATATTTTAGATACAGAATGGATCTCAACGATTAGTTCATCTATTTCTCCTGAATTATATGCTATCCTAACAGAAGTAATCTCTGACGATAAAATTGAGGAACTAATAGAGAAAAACTTCGGACATAAAGATATCAGTTTAAAGAGTAATTTAAAATTCTTATCAGAATATTATTCTGTTTCAGAAGAAGAAATATTGCCATTATTTAATATACTTAAAGTAAATAATGAATTAGATTCAAAAAGCATGTTGTTCTTAAATAAAATTATTCGCTTACATAAAGCAACAGGGATCTCTGTTGGTAATCTACATGTTTTAATTAGAGCAAAAAATAATGATAATAATATTGACTCTGAGGTTATTCGCTCTATTCTTCATGTACAATATATTATGGAGAAATACAATATTAATATTGAGCAATCTCTAGTACTTAATGGTTCTAATATTAATCATCAAACATTGAATAACTCTTTATCGCTATTTGATATTTTATTTAATTCTCCTCCATTAGGTAAAAGTAAATTTATCGCAGACAATAAAGCACTTGATTTTAATTCATCATCTCCAGATGATATTATACGCATTAATACCTTAAAACGTGCATTACATGTCGATGATATTGGCATTGTTACTATGTGGAAATTAGCTTCGGGTAAAACAACAGAATTTACTTGTTCTATAGAGAATATATCACTGTTATATCGAGTATATTTATTAGCAACAGTACATGGTTTAGATATTTATTCTCTTTCTTTATTACTCGATATGTTGCCTGAGCCTTTCAGTAAACCCATTAATAAACAATCGTTATCAGATGATGCAGGTAATTTAATTTATACAATAAATAATTATTGCAAGTTTATTAAAGATTATAAATTTAGTATTTCAGAATTATATTTAATGACAGCAAAAGAATATGATTTGCGTTATACCCAAAAAATGGAAAAGCTTTTTGACGAGTTAATGAATTTTAATGATTCTTATATAGATGAATTCACTGAGCGGGCAATTATACCGTCCTATTTAGGTATACTCGGCTATCATTTATCCCTTCCTTCTTTAAGTGTTGCCAGTGCTATATGGACATATCTCGACAGTAATATGATATTAAACTTATCTGTTCATGATTTTAGAGATTTGGTAAAGAAGAATGATAAAACATTAGAAGATAAAAATAAACTTGTTACTTATATACAAATGTTGTGTCAAATGATTTCTATATTTACTAAGTTAGGATTAAATGAAAACGAAATAAATATATTGGGAGAAAAACGTTTACTTAATTATAAAGCTGTTCTTCCTAATATCGAATCAATAAAAGATATATCTGAATTTCATCGTTTCTATTTAGATAAAATAAATAATAAAGATGAACTGGTTAACCTTTTTGGCAGTAATAAAACTAGTTCAATTTTATCAAAAGTATATGAAGTTTCTGATGAGGTAATTGAGCAAATTATTTCTTTATTAAAACTAGATGATGAAATTAAATTTGATAATATCAAAGAAATCTCTAGCTATATTGATATGATAAAAACATTTAATATTACACCTGATAATTTTAATCTATTAACTCAATTAAAATTTACTACAAGTGAGAGTAAAGAGAAAGATTACTTGGCTTGGGATAGAGTCAGTAAAATTTTACAAAGTGGCTTAAATGCTCAACAAGTTATTTTACTAAAAAATAAAATGGATGAAAAAGAGAGTGTTGCACTAAGTGCATTTTATATTCATCAGTTTGCTGAATTAAATTTAGTAACTAGAGATGATATTTATAGTTATTTATTGATTGACAATAAAGTTTCGTCTGAAATAAAAACGACAAAGATAGAGCAAGCTATTGCAAGTATACAGTTGTATATTAATGAGTTCTTATCTTTAGATATAAAAAATGAACACTCGCCTATTAAGTCTCGTCAATTTTTTAAAGATTGGGATAAATATAATAAGCGTTATAGCACTTGGAGTAGCGTCTCTTTATTAACTTATTATCCTGAAAACTATATTGATCCTACAGTACGTATTGGTCAAACTAAAATGATGGATACGCTGTTACAGACAATCAGTCAAAATAGTATTAATAGTGATACGATTGATGATGCATTTAAAACTTATTTAACTTCTTTTGAACAAATTGCTAATTTAGATGTGATTAGTGGTTACCATGATGGTGTGACATTAGAAGATGGATATACTTATTTTATTGGTTGTAATGCATCAGAAAAAGTAAGTTATTATTGGCGTAGTGCAGATCATAGTAAAATAAAAAAAGGAATCATGGCAGCAAATGCTTGGACAGAGTGGACTAAAATTGATAATGGTGCCAACCCTTACAATAATTTAATTCGTCCTGTTATTTTTAATAATCGATTATATATTGCTTGGATTGAACGTAAAGAAACTGAAAATAAAGAAAAAAGTACATCTACACCGATTTCTAAGCAGATATGCTATAGTTTAAATTTATCACATATCCGTTATGATGGTACTTGGAGCTCACCTATTGATTTCCAATTATCTGATAATATAGTGGAAAATAAAAAAGGAAACTTTCATTTAAGCTATAATGAAGAATTAGATAAATTATATTTTTTAACCTATGTCACAAGTGATAGCTATGAAGATGAAAACAAAGAGTGCCAAGTTTATTCTATTGATAATGAAATGGTGTTTTCAAATATTTCAGATTTAAATGGAGAAAATGCAAAAAATATTTATATTAATGTCAAGTCTGAATTTGATGTAAGTAGTGATAAATTCACTAAAAATATTAATAATAAATTTTTATTAAGAGGTAAATTAGCTTACTCAATATCTCATGATCCTATTGATGATATAAAAACAATAGACTCTCAAAATGTCTCTCTTTCAGGAAGTTTAATTAATGGTGTCAGTGTCGAATCGAAAAATAAAACATTATCTTGTTACCTTTCTGCTTTTGTTAACTGTGATGTTAATTATGGACATCTAGCTCCTGCACCTATTAAAGATATCTTTAAAGGTTTATTAAAGAGTGGCTCTATATTAGAGGACATTGTTTATACTTCAGGTAGTGTTGGTAAATTGACAACTTTATCTTTTAATGAAAAAACTGATTGTAGTTATTATTTAGGCTTTGATGTTATAAAAAATATAATTTACTTCTTTATTTATGACAATACCAAAGGCGCGGTAATTAAAGGTTCAGATATTAATAATGGAGAAGATTATAGCGTAGAGCTGGCTTTTTTCACTAAACAGTCAAATGGTTTATTAAAATATACATCAAAAAACAAAATTTCTTTTACGCTTTCTAATGAATTAGGCAATTTCTCGTTACAACATTTTCTAAATAAAGAAGCACCAAGATTTCTTTTTCATATTTCAGGAAAAACAACGAGTCAATTGCTTATGGGAGCATATGGGAAAGGAATTTCTTATCCAGTAGCTATTGGTGATTTAAATAAAGTTATCTATCGTGATGACGAAATGGTTAATGACATTCAGATAACTTTATCTTCTAGTCAGAATAATAAAGTCACTTATTCTCTTGAACAATGGTCTAACGCTAATACGTCTTTAATTGAAGGTACTAATAGCTTCAATAGTAAAAATAAAGAGCTTAAGCTTGATGTGCCTCAGAGTGAATTTAATGACAATGGTGAGTTTATATTAACTGCGAATGTGACAGCGGTTAATAAGGCACAAAAAATTATTTCTGAAAGCTTATGTTACTTTAAAGTCAGTGAATTAGAACATATAAGTGAGAGTATTATTAGCTTAAAAACAAATCAAAAGCAGGCTCAATATATTTCAATGACTGTGGCAAATGAACCTTTATTAGTACGTTTAAATACATTATTTGCACGTCAATTAGTCAAACGTGCGAATAACGGAATTGATGCTATTTTAACGCTAAGTTCTCAGAGACTGCCTGAACCCGCTTTGGAAAAAGGCGCTGATGTACCGATGGATTTTAATGGCGCTAATGCCCTCTACTTTTGGGAATTGTTCTATTACACCCCGATGATGTTAGCAAATGTGATGTTAGAAGGGCAAAATTACGATGAAGCAAGTCGTTGGTTACGTTATGTGTTTAGCCCAAATGGTTATATTGATAGCAATACTCACACTCATCGTGTTTGGAATTCACAGCCATTATTAGCAGATACAGCTTGGGATAATGATCAACTGGATTCAACCGATCCTGATGCGGTGGCACAAGCTGATCCAATGCACTATAAGTTGGCTACGTTTATGAAGTGCCTTGATATTCTTGTGGCACGAGGCGACAGTGCTTATCGTCTACTTGAGCGTGATACATTAAATGAAGCTAAAATGTGGTATGTACAAGCGCTGAAATTATTAGGAAATGAAACAGAACTATTAGAGAACGATGTGTGGTCAGCACCAGCATTAATTGATGCTGCAACCAAAACTAACCAATCAACGTCTTCTGTTAGTGACGAGAAAAAAGAAGCAACATTATTACGTACAGCAAATACCTTAACCTCGCTTTTTTTACCACAAATTAATGAGAAGTTAGCGCAGTATCGCGATACGTTAAAAATGCGTTTGTTTAATTTACGTCACAATTTATCGATTGATGGGCAACCACTGTCGTTACCAATGTATGCAACGCCAGTAGATCCTAAAATGTTGCAAAATATAGCAGTGAACCAGTCACAAGAGAATGGTTCATTACCAAATGCTGTGATGCCAACACAGCGCTTCCCTGTGATGTTAAACAGTGCAAAATCGGTAGTAAATCAGTTGATGCAGTTTGGTAGCTCACTGTCTAGTATTATAGAACGTCAAGATGCACAAGCATTATCAGAATTACTGACTACGCAAGGTAGTGAAATTATTCTGCAAAATATGAAGTATCAAATGAAGAGTATTGAGGAGTTTGCTCATAACAAGAAATCGTTAGAAGCGTTACGTGTTGGGGCACAAAACCGCGCTAGACATTACAGCAAATTGTATGATGAAAATATCAGTACCTCAGAACAACAAGCGATGGATCTCTATCTGGCATCGAGTGTGTTCAATACCGCCAGTCAAGGGCTCAATATGGCAGGTGCCGCTGCTGATCTTGTACCAAATATTTATGGTATGGCTCTCGGTGGTTCACGACTAGGCGCTATCTTTAATGCTACATCCATTGGTTTGCAACTGTCAGGTGCTGCAACCCGGATTTCTGCAGATAGATTAAATCAATCAGAGTTTTATCGTCGTCGTCGCGAAGAATGGGGAGTATTTCGTGATAATGCAAAAGCTGAGTTGATACAAATTGATGCACAACTTGAAGCCTTAAAAGTACGTAAAAAAGCCGCGAATTTGCAGTTAGATAGCTTGAAATTGCAACAGCAACAAATACAAGAGCACTTAACTTTTTTACAAAATAAATTTACCAATAAAGCCCTGTATAACTGGTTACGCGGTAAATTAATGGCAATTTATAAACCCTTCTATGACTTAACTGTATCACGTTGTCGTATGGCGGAATTGGCGTATCAGTATGATTTAGGTGAAACTCAAACCTTTATTCGCCCAGGTGCATGGCAGGGTAACTACTCTGGTTTGATGGCAGGTGAAAGTCTAATGCATAACCTGACTGAAATGGAAAACAGTTACCTTGAAAAAGATAAACGCGCATTAGAAATTACCAAAATTGTTTCATTGAGCGATGTATATCAAGGGCTAAGCACTAACTCGTTTGGTTTTGAGCAAGTAACAGATGTGATTAATCAATCTAAAACACAGTTAGGTACAGCAGAAAATGGTATTACGCTGAAAAATGGTCAATTACAAGCGTCGATTAAGCTCTCTGATTTAGCCATTGACAAAGATTATCCTGAGGATCTAGGCAAATTACGTCGTGTTAAACAAATTAGTGTGACATTACCTGCGTTAACAGGCACTTATCAGAATATTAGAGCGGTGTTGAATTATGGCGGTAGTGCGGTGAAACCACGAGGCTGTAATGCAATTGCGATTTCTCATGGCATGAATGACAGTGGGCAGTTCCAACTGAATTTCAATGATGATCGTTATCTGCCATTTGAAGGTTTACCCGTGAATGACACCAGTACACTGACTTTAAGCTTCCCTGATGCGACAGATAAGCAAAAAGAGATGTTACTGACACTGAACGACATCATTCTTCATATTAATTACACCATTCGTTAA
- a CDS encoding LysR family transcriptional regulator, whose amino-acid sequence MFFSRKINQFFAVASCQSLVKAAEQINVTPSALRHGINELESQIGKSLIKRSKNGMDLTPAGKTLYERLYPYYEKIRKIENQILNSNGDKTLLSIKSDGLYYPDLKTKILEIRQKNNQYSLSLEDGYIDDIKEELFDKEFDLVISSLEFDYPQKNINAINLCTQKVGLLVSKKLFEQYPNTKTFFAKETLIQRSSSLQNPIFSTILDKLKNQGYQYHTLGLTEMADVLHCVDEGAGYCFMPENIHYISTITNDEVQFIRSPFPFDIFLHQKVYFKKENDKKLADIAMALR is encoded by the coding sequence ATGTTTTTCTCACGAAAAATAAATCAGTTCTTTGCCGTCGCCAGTTGTCAAAGCCTAGTCAAAGCAGCAGAACAAATCAATGTGACCCCATCCGCGTTACGCCACGGTATAAATGAACTCGAAAGCCAAATCGGTAAATCACTGATTAAACGTTCTAAAAATGGGATGGATCTTACCCCTGCGGGAAAAACGCTTTATGAACGTTTATATCCTTATTATGAAAAAATTAGAAAAATTGAAAATCAGATATTGAATTCAAACGGAGATAAAACATTACTGTCTATAAAATCAGATGGCCTTTATTATCCTGATTTAAAAACAAAAATATTGGAGATCCGACAAAAGAATAATCAATATAGCCTCTCTTTAGAAGATGGTTATATTGATGATATTAAAGAAGAACTTTTTGATAAAGAGTTTGATCTTGTGATTTCGTCCCTTGAGTTTGACTATCCACAAAAAAATATCAATGCAATTAACTTATGCACACAAAAAGTCGGCTTATTGGTGAGTAAAAAACTGTTTGAACAATATCCCAATACCAAAACATTTTTTGCCAAAGAAACCTTAATACAAAGAAGCAGCAGTTTGCAAAACCCCATATTTTCAACGATTTTAGATAAGCTAAAAAATCAAGGTTATCAATATCATACTTTAGGTTTAACAGAAATGGCGGATGTCTTACACTGCGTTGATGAAGGGGCGGGTTACTGTTTTATGCCTGAAAATATTCATTATATTTCAACCATTACAAACGATGAAGTGCAGTTTATACGGTCTCCTTTTCCTTTTGATATTTTCTTACATCAAAAAGTCTATTTTAAAAAAGAGAATGATAAAAAATTAGCCGATATCGCAATGGCGCTACGTTAA